One window of the Bos indicus isolate NIAB-ARS_2022 breed Sahiwal x Tharparkar chromosome 15, NIAB-ARS_B.indTharparkar_mat_pri_1.0, whole genome shotgun sequence genome contains the following:
- the LOC109569489 gene encoding olfactory receptor 52D1-like, with product MVSASVPNDTTFHPSTFILLGIPGMRDQHIWAAIPFCSMYILALVGNGTILYIIRKERTLHEPTYLFLCLLSITDLVLCSTTLPKMLTIFWLKSHIISYQGCLTQMFFVHTIFATESAVLLAMAFDRYVAICHPLHYASILNAMVIGKIGLACVVRGLLFVFPFVILIERLPFCGHHIIPHTYCEHMSIAKLACASIRPNTIYGLTVALSVTGMDVVLIAASFGLILRAVLRLPSKDAQFRAFSTCGAHICVILVFYAPAFFSFFTHRFGQQVPPHVHIVLANLYLLVPPVLNPLVYGINTKQIRLRIFHFFMGRR from the coding sequence ATGGTTTCTGCATCTGTCCCCAATGACACTACCTTCCATCCTTCCACGTTTATTCTGCTTGGAATCCCTGGGATGAGAGATCAGCACATTTGGGctgccatccccttctgctccatgTATATCCTCGCTCTGGTTGGCAATGGAACTATCCTCTACATCATTAGGAAGGAGAGAACTCTGCACGAGCCAACGTACCTCTTCCTGTGCCTGCTGTCTATCACTGACCTGGTACTTTGTTCAACCACATTGCCCAAAATGCTAACAATCTTCTGGCTTAAGTCCCACATAATATCTTACCAAGGCTGCCTCACCCAGATGTTTTTCGTGCATACAATCTTTGCCACAGAATCAGCTGTTCTGCTGGCCATGGCTTTTGACCGCTACGTGGCTATCTGCCATCCACTTCATTATGCATCCATCCTCAACGCCATGGTGATTGGGAAGATTGGTCTGGCATGTGTGGTCCGTGGCCTTCTCTTTGTTTTCCCCTTTGTCATCCTCATAGAACGCCTACCTTTCTGTGGACATCACATCATCCCTCACACCTACTGTGAACATATGAGCATTGCCAAACTGGCCTGTGCCAGCATCAGGCCCAACACCATTTATGGTCTCACTGTGGCCCTTTCAGTCACTGGCATGGACGTGGTCCTCATCGCCGCTTCCTTTGGCCTAATCCTGCGGGCTGTGCTGCGCCTGCCCTCAAAGGATGCCCAGTTCCGAGCATTTAGCACTTGTGGAGCTCATATATGTGTGATTCTTGTATTCTATGCAcctgcctttttttcctttttcacccaCCGCTTTGGCCAGCAAGTACCTCCTCACGTGCATATTGTACTTGCAAATCTCTATCTCCTTGTGCCCCCTGTTCTCAACCCCTTGGTCTATGGCATTAACACCAAACAGATCCGCCTgagaatatttcacttttttatggGGAGAAGATAG